In the Leucoraja erinacea ecotype New England chromosome 32, Leri_hhj_1, whole genome shotgun sequence genome, one interval contains:
- the gramd1ba gene encoding protein Aster-B isoform X5 has protein sequence MVEKGSDHSSDKSPSTPEQGIQRNYSSQSGRSSKNSKKSQSWYNVLSPTYKQRNEDFRKLFKQLPDTERLIVDYSCALQRDILLQGRLYLSENWICFYSNIFRWETLLTVRLKDVCSMTKEKTARLIPNAVQVCTDTEKHFFTSFGARDRTYMMMFRLWQNALLDKPLCPKELWHFVHQCYGNELGLTSDDEDYVPPDDDFNTMGFCEEIPVEEVEVLDNSSKSSIEVKTDCSPQMHKKSVTNSTLTSTGSNEAPSSFDGITAEDEVDFQLVGEIAALQVIGKNEINLAVNSPSLDFNDNEDIPTELSDSSETHDEVGLTTADFKKLKTGEVQAFYEDLNGRQYINEVFHVNVDRLYDLLFTDSQFLRDFFEQRRFTDMVSHPWKKELNGNQTRVMLYTIALSNPLAPKTATVTETQTLYKASQESECYVIDAEVITHDVPYHDYFYTINRYSLTRVAKNKSRLRISTELKYRKQPWGLVKSFIEKNFWSGLDDYFRHLEIELAKVEKQYAAELHRQSPKDKSNKSSTIRRRKRPHIHVRGQHLDETASPVTTPTDEEMGQRIKHVAGSTQTKHIPDEISGGIHLYSVSKLLLIITFVLVLLVFLNMMLFYKLWMLEYTTQSLTTWHGIRLQESKLPQSQVEWAQLLESQQRYHDAELQKWRDILKSSVVLLDQMRNSLLTLQKGIGLRDYSSETDKHDRFH, from the exons GTTTTGAGTCCAACATACAAGCAACGGAACGAGGATTTCAGAAAACTCTTTAAGCAGCTGCCAGATACAGAACGACTCATTGTTG ATTACTCATGCGCCCTCCAAAGGGACATCCTCCTTCAGGGGCGGCTCTACCTCTCAGAAAACTGGATCTGTTTCTACAGCAACATTTTCAGATGGGAAACACTG CTCACTGTACGCCTCAAGGATGTTTGTTCAATGACAAAAGAGAAAACAGCCCGACTCATTCCTAATGCTGTCCAAGTATGCACTGACACTGAAAAG CACTTTTTTACTTCTTTTGGAGCCCGGGACAGAACCTACATGATGATGTTCAGACTCTGGCAGAATGCACTGCTTGATAAG CCTCTTTGTCCCAAAGAGCTGTGGCACTTTGTTCATCAGTGTTATGGAAATGAACTTGGTCTGACTAGTGACGATGAAGATTATGTTCCCCCAGATGATGACTTCAACACAATGGG GTTTTGCGAGGAGATCCCAGTGGAAGAAGTAGAGGTCCTTGATAACTCATCTAAAAGCAGCATAGAAGTAAAGACGGATTGCAGTCCTCAGATGCACAAGAAATCAGTCACAAACAGCACACTAACCTCTACAGGGAGCAATGAGGCTCCTTCCTCA TTTGATGGTATTACAGCAGAAGATGAAGTTGATTTTCAGCTAGTAGGTGAAATCGCAGCTCTTCAGGTCATTGGCAAGAATGAAATCAATTTGGCTGTAAACTCTCCATCTCTGGACTTCAATGATAACGAGGACATTCCAACAGAGTTGAGTGACTCTTCAGAAACACACGACGAGG TGGGACTAACTACAGCTGATTTTAAAAAACTGAAGACAG GTGAAGTGCAAGCATTCTATGAAGACCTCAATGGCCGACAATACATTAATGAGGTCTTTCATGTCAATGTGGACAGACTATATGATTTGCTCTTCACTGACTCTCAGTTTCTACGTGATTTCTTTGAGCAACGGCGGTTCACTG ATATGGTTAGTCATCCCTGGAAGAAGGAACTTAATGGCAATCAGACTCGAGTGATGTTATACACTATTGCTCTCTCAAATCCACTTGCGCCAAAAACTGCCACAGTCACAGAGACCCAG ACATTGTACAAAGCCAGCCAGGAGAGTGAATGTTATGTGATTGATGCCGAAGTGATTACACATGATGTTCCATATCATGATTATTTCTACACTATCAACAGATATAGCCTTACACGGGTCGCAAAAAACAAAAGCAGGCTGAG GATATCCACAGAACTAAAGTATAGGAAACAGCCTTGGGGGTTGGTGAAATCGTTTATTGAGAAGAATTTCTGGAGTGGTTTAGATGACTACTTCAGACATTTAG AAATTGAGCTTGCAAAAGTAGAGAAACAATATGCTGCTGAACTGCACAGGCAATCTCCAAAAGATAAAAGCAACAAATCATCCACAATTCGGCGGAGAAAACGGCCTCACATACATGTGCGAGGTCAACACCTCGACGAAACTGCCAGTCCTGTTACTACACCAACTGACGAAGAGATGGGCCAGAGGATTAAACATGTGGCAG GTTCCACTCAGACAAAACACATACCTGACGAAATTTCAGGAGGAATTCATCTTTACAGTGTTTCCAAGTTATTGCTCATTATAACCTTTGT CCTGGTGTTACTAGTATTTCTGAATATGATGCTGTTTTACAAGCTGTGGATGTTGGAGTATACGACGCAGAGTCTCACAACTTGGCATGGAATTAGGCTCCAGGAGAG CAAACTGCCTCAGTCTCAGGTGGAGTGGGCCCAGCTGTTAGAGTCACAACAGCGTTACCATGACGCTGAACTACAGAAATGGAGAGACATTTTAAAATCATCAGTGGTGCTTCTAGATCAG ATGAGAAACTCATTACTAACTCTACAAAAAGGCATTGGTTTGCGTGATTACAGTTCAGAAACAGACAAGCATGATCGATTTCACTGA
- the gramd1ba gene encoding protein Aster-B isoform X4, with the protein MNVENELYPDWDISYKPHEGTVAWYLEKMRYFQDNLDVWIDPDMDDEEIPAVLSPTYKQRNEDFRKLFKQLPDTERLIVDYSCALQRDILLQGRLYLSENWICFYSNIFRWETLLTVRLKDVCSMTKEKTARLIPNAVQVCTDTEKHFFTSFGARDRTYMMMFRLWQNALLDKPLCPKELWHFVHQCYGNELGLTSDDEDYVPPDDDFNTMGFCEEIPVEEVEVLDNSSKSSIEVKTDCSPQMHKKSVTNSTLTSTGSNEAPSSFDGITAEDEVDFQLVGEIAALQVIGKNEINLAVNSPSLDFNDNEDIPTELSDSSETHDEVGLTTADFKKLKTGEVQAFYEDLNGRQYINEVFHVNVDRLYDLLFTDSQFLRDFFEQRRFTDMVSHPWKKELNGNQTRVMLYTIALSNPLAPKTATVTETQTLYKASQESECYVIDAEVITHDVPYHDYFYTINRYSLTRVAKNKSRLRISTELKYRKQPWGLVKSFIEKNFWSGLDDYFRHLEIELAKVEKQYAAELHRQSPKDKSNKSSTIRRRKRPHIHVRGQHLDETASPVTTPTDEEMGQRIKHVAGSTQTKHIPDEISGGIHLYSVSKLLLIITFVLVLLVFLNMMLFYKLWMLEYTTQSLTTWHGIRLQESKLPQSQVEWAQLLESQQRYHDAELQKWRDILKSSVVLLDQMRNSLLTLQKGIGLRDYSSETDKHDRFH; encoded by the exons GTTTTGAGTCCAACATACAAGCAACGGAACGAGGATTTCAGAAAACTCTTTAAGCAGCTGCCAGATACAGAACGACTCATTGTTG ATTACTCATGCGCCCTCCAAAGGGACATCCTCCTTCAGGGGCGGCTCTACCTCTCAGAAAACTGGATCTGTTTCTACAGCAACATTTTCAGATGGGAAACACTG CTCACTGTACGCCTCAAGGATGTTTGTTCAATGACAAAAGAGAAAACAGCCCGACTCATTCCTAATGCTGTCCAAGTATGCACTGACACTGAAAAG CACTTTTTTACTTCTTTTGGAGCCCGGGACAGAACCTACATGATGATGTTCAGACTCTGGCAGAATGCACTGCTTGATAAG CCTCTTTGTCCCAAAGAGCTGTGGCACTTTGTTCATCAGTGTTATGGAAATGAACTTGGTCTGACTAGTGACGATGAAGATTATGTTCCCCCAGATGATGACTTCAACACAATGGG GTTTTGCGAGGAGATCCCAGTGGAAGAAGTAGAGGTCCTTGATAACTCATCTAAAAGCAGCATAGAAGTAAAGACGGATTGCAGTCCTCAGATGCACAAGAAATCAGTCACAAACAGCACACTAACCTCTACAGGGAGCAATGAGGCTCCTTCCTCA TTTGATGGTATTACAGCAGAAGATGAAGTTGATTTTCAGCTAGTAGGTGAAATCGCAGCTCTTCAGGTCATTGGCAAGAATGAAATCAATTTGGCTGTAAACTCTCCATCTCTGGACTTCAATGATAACGAGGACATTCCAACAGAGTTGAGTGACTCTTCAGAAACACACGACGAGG TGGGACTAACTACAGCTGATTTTAAAAAACTGAAGACAG GTGAAGTGCAAGCATTCTATGAAGACCTCAATGGCCGACAATACATTAATGAGGTCTTTCATGTCAATGTGGACAGACTATATGATTTGCTCTTCACTGACTCTCAGTTTCTACGTGATTTCTTTGAGCAACGGCGGTTCACTG ATATGGTTAGTCATCCCTGGAAGAAGGAACTTAATGGCAATCAGACTCGAGTGATGTTATACACTATTGCTCTCTCAAATCCACTTGCGCCAAAAACTGCCACAGTCACAGAGACCCAG ACATTGTACAAAGCCAGCCAGGAGAGTGAATGTTATGTGATTGATGCCGAAGTGATTACACATGATGTTCCATATCATGATTATTTCTACACTATCAACAGATATAGCCTTACACGGGTCGCAAAAAACAAAAGCAGGCTGAG GATATCCACAGAACTAAAGTATAGGAAACAGCCTTGGGGGTTGGTGAAATCGTTTATTGAGAAGAATTTCTGGAGTGGTTTAGATGACTACTTCAGACATTTAG AAATTGAGCTTGCAAAAGTAGAGAAACAATATGCTGCTGAACTGCACAGGCAATCTCCAAAAGATAAAAGCAACAAATCATCCACAATTCGGCGGAGAAAACGGCCTCACATACATGTGCGAGGTCAACACCTCGACGAAACTGCCAGTCCTGTTACTACACCAACTGACGAAGAGATGGGCCAGAGGATTAAACATGTGGCAG GTTCCACTCAGACAAAACACATACCTGACGAAATTTCAGGAGGAATTCATCTTTACAGTGTTTCCAAGTTATTGCTCATTATAACCTTTGT CCTGGTGTTACTAGTATTTCTGAATATGATGCTGTTTTACAAGCTGTGGATGTTGGAGTATACGACGCAGAGTCTCACAACTTGGCATGGAATTAGGCTCCAGGAGAG CAAACTGCCTCAGTCTCAGGTGGAGTGGGCCCAGCTGTTAGAGTCACAACAGCGTTACCATGACGCTGAACTACAGAAATGGAGAGACATTTTAAAATCATCAGTGGTGCTTCTAGATCAG ATGAGAAACTCATTACTAACTCTACAAAAAGGCATTGGTTTGCGTGATTACAGTTCAGAAACAGACAAGCATGATCGATTTCACTGA